A region from the Coleofasciculus sp. FACHB-T130 genome encodes:
- a CDS encoding CHAT domain-containing protein, producing the protein MKSIVKRINLLLARQKGKVKRKRSKSIAFLLFALPHLALGISVCFLSVQAQSIVPATDGTGTIVKPNGTQYDIQGGTTSADKTNLFHSFTQFGLSQGEIANFISSPSIQNILGRVTGGDPSVINGLLQVSGGNSNLFLMNPAGIVFGAGASLNVPGSFTATTATGIKLDSGWFNAISSNSYAALVGTPNTFAFATPQTPGAIVNEAQLAVKDGQDLNLLGGTVVSVGNLSAPGGKIAVASVPGEKMVRLSQAGNLLSLEIQPLSPSLPLSIASPLSLPQLLTGGGANNATKVTVSGTGEVKLSGANIQVDAGDVVVQGATSKTSLPSLGSSVNLASANNITVLGKIDTSATFLGAHGGSVTMSAFKDINILSSPLDGILTTSDSGNGGNIFLTSTAGSINIKSFLNSSSNLGNGGAITLSALDKINHITSPNSPTGTINIAGSINSSSNAGNGGAIALLALNEINAGVINSSSAIGNGGAVTLDPLGDIQVASINAQGGTNGVGGNVNIATGQFFKATGTFLDQDGISASISTSGGIGGGAIAIQHSGGNNLVPFLVGNPTTNGTAGALNNGQFTIPTFQSFPGPDTQGNIQLITADPDQIIDPTILIDDPEEEPPTELPPDIPAIEIDAVVTEREEIFTRQFAEYFGLNNLPTRVNSLLDARQTLARIETETGVRPALMYVAFVPKTIAPEVQESRRVQGTEKSLSLNTQQGQETPASTAVSPQSDELEVVLVTAEGPPIRKRLSGAVLGAQGAYASRGAQGAYASRTQVLKVAEQFRKEVIRIRRTPTYLTSAKQLYQWLIAPLEGDLQARGIQNLVFVPDSGLRSVPFAALYDGQQFLVEKYSVSLIPSLSLTDTLQRNLKNSQVLAMGASEFPDQDPLPAVPTELSIITPELWPGKSFLNNAFTLKNLKTQRRLQPFRIVHLATHAEFEPGDPSNSYIQLWDTKLSLNQLPQLEWNDPPVDLLVLSACRTALGDEQAELGFAGLAVQAGVKSALASLWYVSDQGTLGLMTEFYQELKKASVRVEALRQAQVAMLKGQVRIQGGKLQTPRGDVVLTPELAKLENQNLSHPYYWAAFTMIGNPW; encoded by the coding sequence ATGAAATCAATTGTCAAAAGAATTAATTTGTTGCTAGCACGACAAAAGGGAAAAGTCAAAAGGAAAAGGTCAAAATCTATCGCCTTTTTGCTTTTTGCCCTTCCACATCTGGCGTTGGGAATATCCGTTTGCTTTCTGAGCGTGCAGGCACAATCGATCGTCCCGGCGACTGACGGCACCGGCACCATTGTGAAGCCCAATGGAACCCAATACGACATCCAAGGCGGCACGACATCCGCTGATAAGACCAATTTGTTCCACAGCTTCACCCAATTTGGTCTTAGCCAAGGTGAGATTGCCAACTTCATTTCTAGCCCCTCCATTCAAAATATCCTGGGGCGCGTTACGGGGGGCGATCCTTCAGTCATTAATGGGCTTCTCCAAGTCTCTGGCGGCAATTCCAACCTCTTCTTGATGAACCCCGCTGGGATCGTTTTTGGCGCAGGAGCTAGTTTGAACGTACCTGGAAGCTTCACCGCTACCACAGCGACTGGAATTAAACTTGACTCAGGATGGTTTAATGCCATCAGTTCTAATAGCTATGCGGCGCTGGTAGGGACGCCGAATACCTTTGCCTTCGCCACCCCTCAAACTCCCGGAGCGATTGTCAACGAGGCACAGCTAGCCGTTAAAGATGGGCAGGATCTCAATCTACTCGGTGGCACGGTTGTCTCCGTCGGTAATCTCTCGGCACCTGGGGGGAAGATCGCGGTTGCATCTGTACCAGGTGAAAAGATGGTTCGCCTTTCTCAGGCGGGAAACCTGCTGAGTTTAGAGATTCAACCTCTCTCGCCTTCTCTCCCCCTCTCCATCGCTTCTCCTCTCTCTTTGCCGCAGTTACTCACAGGTGGAGGCGCTAACAATGCGACAAAAGTAACGGTTAGCGGCACTGGGGAGGTGAAACTGTCTGGAGCTAACATCCAGGTAGACGCTGGTGATGTCGTGGTGCAGGGAGCCACTTCTAAAACTTCCTTGCCCTCCCTGGGGAGTTCTGTGAATTTGGCTTCTGCTAACAACATTACAGTCCTCGGAAAAATCGATACCTCTGCCACTTTTTTAGGGGCACATGGGGGTTCTGTAACGATGTCCGCTTTTAAGGATATTAATATCCTGAGTTCGCCCTTAGATGGGATTTTGACAACTTCTGATTCAGGTAATGGCGGCAATATTTTTCTAACGAGTACAGCAGGTTCAATTAACATTAAAAGTTTTTTAAATTCTTCATCAAATCTTGGGAATGGAGGTGCAATTACTCTTTCTGCACTTGACAAAATTAACCATATTACTTCACCCAATAGTCCGACAGGGACAATTAATATTGCTGGTTCTATCAATTCCTCGTCCAACGCTGGAAACGGCGGTGCGATCGCGCTTTTGGCTCTGAACGAAATCAACGCTGGAGTCATCAACTCTAGTTCAGCCATTGGGAATGGGGGAGCTGTCACCCTCGATCCGCTTGGAGATATTCAAGTTGCCTCCATCAATGCCCAAGGGGGAACGAATGGCGTGGGGGGAAACGTTAACATTGCAACTGGTCAATTTTTCAAAGCCACGGGCACTTTTCTAGACCAAGATGGGATCTCTGCCAGTATTTCTACGTCCGGAGGAATTGGAGGAGGCGCGATCGCTATCCAGCATAGTGGCGGCAACAATTTAGTTCCTTTTTTAGTTGGAAATCCCACAACGAACGGGACAGCCGGAGCGCTGAACAATGGACAATTCACGATTCCGACCTTCCAATCTTTTCCTGGGCCAGACACCCAGGGAAATATTCAATTAATTACTGCCGATCCCGATCAAATAATCGATCCCACAATCTTAATCGACGACCCAGAAGAGGAGCCACCCACAGAACTCCCGCCGGATATCCCGGCAATTGAAATTGACGCGGTCGTGACTGAACGCGAAGAAATTTTTACCCGTCAATTTGCCGAATATTTCGGTCTTAATAATCTTCCCACTCGTGTTAATTCTCTGCTTGATGCTCGTCAGACTCTCGCAAGAATTGAAACAGAGACGGGAGTCAGACCAGCGCTGATGTATGTTGCTTTTGTTCCCAAAACTATTGCCCCAGAGGTGCAGGAAAGTAGGAGAGTACAAGGGACTGAAAAATCCCTCTCACTCAACACTCAGCAGGGGCAGGAAACCCCAGCCTCTACAGCCGTTAGCCCTCAGAGCGACGAGCTGGAAGTAGTGCTGGTAACGGCAGAGGGTCCACCCATCCGCAAGCGGTTATCGGGAGCCGTGCTAGGAGCGCAAGGCGCATACGCTTCGCGAGGAGCGCAAGGCGCATACGCTTCGCGAACGCAAGTTCTCAAAGTCGCCGAGCAATTTCGCAAGGAAGTCATTCGGATCAGACGCACTCCCACTTACCTAACCTCAGCCAAGCAACTGTATCAGTGGCTAATCGCTCCGCTAGAAGGCGATTTACAAGCTAGAGGCATCCAAAATCTCGTATTCGTGCCCGATAGTGGGTTGCGTTCTGTACCATTTGCTGCTTTATATGATGGTCAACAATTTCTGGTGGAGAAATACAGCGTCAGCTTGATCCCCAGTCTTAGCCTAACGGACACTCTCCAACGCAACCTAAAAAACTCTCAAGTTTTGGCAATGGGAGCATCGGAATTTCCCGACCAAGACCCGCTTCCCGCTGTGCCAACCGAGTTATCAATCATTACACCTGAGTTGTGGCCTGGTAAATCCTTCCTCAACAATGCTTTCACTCTCAAGAATCTCAAGACTCAGCGCCGTCTACAACCGTTTAGAATTGTTCACCTGGCAACCCATGCAGAATTTGAACCAGGAGATCCGAGTAACTCCTACATTCAGCTATGGGACACGAAGCTGTCCTTGAACCAACTGCCACAACTTGAGTGGAATGACCCGCCGGTGGATTTGTTAGTCTTGAGTGCCTGCCGCACTGCGCTGGGTGATGAGCAGGCGGAGTTGGGTTTTGCTGGGCTGGCAGTGCAGGCAGGGGTTAAGTCAGCGCTGGCAAGTCTTTGGTACGTCAGCGACCAAGGCACCTTGGGACTGATGACGGAATTTTACCAAGAATTGAAAAAAGCCTCCGTGAGAGTGGAGGCACTGCGGCAAGCACAGGTAGCGATGCTGAAAGGGCAAGTGCGAATACAGGGAGGTAAACTGCAAACTCCCAGAGGGGATGTGGTTCTAACGCCCGAACTCGCGAAGCTGGAGAATCAAAATTTATCTCATCCTTATTATTGGGCAGCTTTTACGATGATTGGCAACCCGTGGTAA
- a CDS encoding PPC domain-containing protein: MTDAFALRWHRTLIVPATLLALCLTTISAKAQNKVYSPIPVPANNEVSDTLTEKDIPTGEGGFARDYVVSLDAGDQVAVDLISDSFDTIVTLMSSDGATVAENDDGPDGSTNSLLFSRITEPGDYIIRVRAFGETSGGSFKLKVTRLKPM, encoded by the coding sequence ATGACTGACGCTTTTGCCCTTAGATGGCACCGCACCCTGATTGTTCCTGCCACGCTGCTGGCTCTTTGTCTGACCACTATATCAGCCAAAGCGCAAAATAAGGTGTACAGCCCAATTCCTGTACCGGCAAACAACGAAGTTTCCGACACGCTGACTGAAAAAGATATTCCGACTGGTGAGGGAGGTTTTGCTCGTGATTACGTGGTGAGTCTGGATGCTGGAGATCAGGTAGCGGTTGACTTGATCTCTGATAGTTTTGACACGATTGTGACGCTAATGTCGTCGGATGGCGCTACTGTGGCGGAAAATGATGACGGTCCCGACGGCAGCACTAACTCGCTTTTATTTTCCCGCATTACTGAGCCGGGTGATTATATTATTCGGGTTCGGGCTTTTGGGGAAACAAGCGGCGGTTCTTTTAAGCTCAAGGTAACTCGCCTAAAACCGATGTGA
- a CDS encoding uracil-DNA glycosylase family protein, producing the protein MSDIKQLIADIQQEAQRETFPVDEPVYLAASLEPTQPILYAGNLESKLCFFARDLGKDEVRARQPLCGAAGGFVRRGLYRAIAATEPNKDTDLQVVLDRVLLTNTVPYKPPGNKAYAEAVKKRFRPFLERLLVLHWQGDKIITLGNEAFNWFAPYAAKGELKQFFTRSDRYSASIQVTLQAKDTEGNIHQRSVMLLPLPHPSPLNQKYYAQFPQLLQQRLAEIVP; encoded by the coding sequence ATGTCAGACATTAAACAGTTAATTGCAGATATCCAGCAGGAAGCGCAACGGGAAACATTTCCCGTTGATGAACCTGTGTATCTGGCAGCGAGTTTGGAGCCTACGCAGCCAATTCTCTATGCAGGCAATCTAGAGAGCAAGCTATGCTTTTTTGCCCGCGATTTGGGAAAAGATGAAGTACGGGCACGTCAACCGCTTTGCGGTGCTGCTGGTGGCTTTGTGCGTCGGGGTTTGTACCGTGCGATCGCAGCCACCGAACCCAATAAGGATACCGATTTACAGGTTGTCCTCGATCGCGTTTTACTGACAAATACCGTGCCTTACAAACCACCGGGTAACAAAGCATACGCTGAGGCTGTGAAAAAACGATTTCGCCCCTTTTTAGAACGATTATTGGTATTGCATTGGCAAGGGGATAAAATTATCACTTTGGGAAATGAAGCGTTTAATTGGTTTGCCCCTTATGCGGCTAAGGGTGAATTGAAGCAGTTTTTTACAAGAAGCGATCGCTACTCTGCCAGCATTCAAGTTACGCTTCAGGCGAAGGACACAGAAGGCAATATACATCAACGTTCAGTGATGCTACTGCCACTCCCTCATCCTTCCCCACTCAATCAAAAATACTACGCCCAATTTCCCCAACTGCTTCAGCAACGCCTCGCTGAAATAGTGCCGTAA